From a single Kitasatospora sp. NBC_00458 genomic region:
- a CDS encoding DNA cytosine methyltransferase: MSAPVRAVDLFAGVGGLDLPARELGVHVTGIEKSPDACATRRAAGLDTIEADVRDHGPTDFPDAEILLGGPPCQPYSAAGPGTGRRALSDIVALAHRLAERRPVARRTHHRDTDLIRLVLEPLRWTLDALDAGHPYKVVVLEQVPAVLPVWQAYAGILRTEGYDAVAGTVKAEQHGVPQTRRRAVLIARRTGPATLPTPTHRPYTKGAPRAAGDVGLLPWTPMGEAIPGRGPFTVVSNYGTGGDPRARGRRSSDEPSATVTGKVSRVRVLADDGTEDRFSWSEAGALQSFPADHPWSGRDIGQQIGNAVPPMLGAALLAAALGA, translated from the coding sequence GTGAGCGCCCCGGTCCGGGCGGTGGACCTGTTCGCCGGCGTCGGCGGACTCGACCTGCCCGCCCGCGAGCTGGGCGTGCACGTGACCGGGATCGAGAAGTCCCCGGACGCGTGCGCGACCCGCCGCGCCGCCGGACTCGACACCATCGAGGCGGACGTCCGCGACCACGGCCCCACCGACTTCCCCGACGCCGAGATCCTGCTCGGCGGCCCGCCGTGCCAGCCCTACAGCGCCGCCGGACCCGGCACCGGGCGCCGTGCCCTGTCGGACATCGTGGCCCTCGCCCACCGCCTCGCCGAGCGCCGGCCCGTCGCCCGCCGCACCCACCACAGGGACACGGACCTGATCCGGCTCGTGCTGGAGCCCCTGCGCTGGACGCTCGATGCCCTCGACGCCGGCCACCCCTACAAGGTGGTCGTACTGGAGCAGGTGCCCGCCGTCCTGCCCGTGTGGCAGGCGTACGCGGGCATCCTGCGCACCGAGGGCTACGACGCGGTCGCGGGAACGGTGAAGGCCGAGCAGCACGGCGTCCCGCAGACCCGACGCCGCGCGGTCCTCATCGCCCGGCGCACCGGCCCGGCCACCCTGCCCACGCCCACCCACCGGCCCTACACCAAGGGCGCGCCGCGCGCCGCCGGCGACGTCGGCCTGCTGCCGTGGACGCCCATGGGCGAGGCGATTCCCGGCCGGGGGCCGTTCACGGTGGTCTCCAACTACGGCACCGGCGGCGACCCCAGGGCACGCGGGCGCCGCTCCAGTGACGAACCGTCCGCCACCGTCACCGGGAAGGTCTCCCGCGTCCGGGTGCTCGCCGACGACGGCACCGAGGACCGCTTCAGCTGGAGCGAGGCGGGCGCACTCCAGTCCTTCCCCGCCGACCACCCGTGGTCCGGGCGGGACATCGGCCAGCAGATCGGGAACGCCGTCCCGCCGATGCTCGGCGCCGCCCTGCTCGCAGCCGCCCTCGGCGCCTAG
- the traB gene encoding plasmid transfer protein TraB, protein MPRQQQPAVQLDGGQIGYLQLDPNQHSGGVGEYLLHRVKPYLPPWLVTAGTGILSVPATIAWTGSAAGAVGLTLASLGLTSATWWAGKNTSPQRRLHSAITVAAGTSWFTAASLAGPLAGPLPGLYFIGGAALAGSWNVRQLLRVNADGTPASADGGLLEKVGLAKTMVTGAKVQPNKAEFDLQLPGGELTPDDVSKALPRLAGALKVAKNAVRVVPDSEDSSRATLTVVPHDLLKAGVPYPGPSHPGGSIADPVHVGIYEDGADMAMFFPGDPEAGRNAMHLLGMGMTGAGKSEGGLTALTEVSTRRDVIVWASDPAKAEQTLGPLLPALDWAALTVDDTKAMITALRAVIPARTSWLARYGYKQWEPACAETQADGSPGMPYLLAWFEEAAKTIRETDDDVFTGIAQEARSAGVSLVVSLQRASGSQMSTDTRASLGSSWVFGLRDDRDAAFALPDEALDAGAAPQAWRDKKPGYSYLVANGIPETFWATPGRAYLTPVEAMSWAVVTFAGIRSGCDPVTAKAAADAVGPAFTQRTRYPLPAAPDDDDTVYEQETGPVDYDYDLTADGDDDADGWIDPEAELPPVERVVQIAPPEIPPRTKVGKSEAQRIMVDLLDEFEAAGLTEVGPADFMEHCDRFNRSRSWVSGQVSDMVANGRLAETGDAGRYRIVPLQHAAA, encoded by the coding sequence GTGCCACGCCAGCAGCAGCCCGCCGTCCAGCTCGACGGCGGCCAGATCGGCTATCTCCAGCTCGACCCCAACCAGCACTCCGGCGGCGTCGGCGAGTACCTGCTCCACCGGGTCAAGCCCTACCTGCCGCCGTGGCTCGTCACCGCCGGCACCGGCATCCTCTCCGTCCCCGCCACCATCGCGTGGACCGGGTCGGCGGCCGGCGCCGTCGGCCTCACCCTCGCCTCCCTCGGCCTCACCTCGGCGACCTGGTGGGCGGGCAAGAACACCAGCCCGCAGCGCCGTCTGCACTCCGCGATCACGGTCGCGGCCGGGACGTCGTGGTTCACCGCGGCTTCCCTCGCCGGGCCGCTCGCCGGCCCCCTGCCGGGCCTGTACTTCATAGGGGGCGCCGCCCTCGCCGGCAGTTGGAACGTGCGGCAGCTGCTGCGGGTCAACGCCGACGGCACCCCGGCCAGCGCGGACGGCGGCCTGCTGGAAAAGGTCGGCCTCGCCAAGACCATGGTCACCGGCGCGAAGGTCCAGCCCAACAAGGCCGAGTTCGACCTTCAGCTGCCCGGCGGGGAGCTGACCCCCGACGACGTGTCCAAGGCCCTGCCCCGCCTCGCCGGCGCTCTCAAGGTCGCCAAGAACGCGGTGAGGGTCGTCCCGGACTCCGAGGACTCGTCCCGGGCGACGCTCACCGTCGTCCCGCACGACCTGTTGAAGGCCGGCGTCCCCTACCCGGGTCCCTCGCACCCGGGCGGGTCGATCGCCGACCCGGTCCACGTCGGGATCTACGAGGACGGCGCCGACATGGCGATGTTCTTCCCCGGCGACCCCGAGGCCGGCCGCAACGCCATGCACCTGCTCGGCATGGGGATGACCGGCGCGGGCAAGTCCGAGGGCGGCCTGACCGCACTGACCGAGGTCAGCACCCGCCGGGACGTGATCGTGTGGGCGTCCGACCCGGCGAAGGCCGAGCAGACTCTCGGCCCGCTGCTGCCCGCCCTGGACTGGGCCGCGCTGACCGTGGACGACACCAAGGCCATGATCACCGCCCTGCGCGCGGTCATCCCGGCCCGTACGTCCTGGCTGGCCAGGTACGGCTACAAGCAGTGGGAACCGGCCTGCGCCGAGACGCAGGCCGACGGCTCGCCGGGCATGCCGTACCTGCTCGCCTGGTTCGAGGAGGCCGCCAAGACCATCCGCGAGACCGACGACGACGTCTTCACCGGCATCGCCCAGGAGGCCCGGTCCGCCGGCGTCTCGCTGGTCGTCTCGCTCCAGCGTGCCTCCGGCTCGCAGATGAGCACCGACACCCGCGCCTCCCTCGGCTCCAGCTGGGTGTTCGGCCTGCGTGACGACCGCGACGCCGCCTTCGCCCTGCCTGACGAAGCACTGGACGCGGGGGCGGCGCCGCAGGCGTGGCGGGACAAGAAGCCCGGCTACTCGTACCTGGTCGCCAACGGCATCCCCGAGACGTTCTGGGCCACCCCCGGCCGCGCCTACCTCACCCCGGTCGAGGCCATGAGCTGGGCGGTCGTCACCTTCGCCGGTATCCGCTCCGGCTGCGACCCGGTCACCGCGAAGGCGGCCGCCGACGCTGTCGGCCCGGCCTTCACCCAGCGCACCCGCTACCCGCTGCCCGCCGCCCCGGACGACGACGACACCGTCTACGAGCAGGAGACCGGCCCCGTGGACTACGACTACGACCTCACCGCCGACGGCGACGACGACGCGGACGGGTGGATCGACCCCGAGGCCGAACTGCCCCCGGTGGAGCGGGTGGTGCAGATCGCCCCGCCGGAGATCCCGCCGCGCACCAAGGTCGGCAAGAGCGAGGCCCAGCGCATCATGGTCGACCTGCTCGACGAGTTCGAGGCCGCCGGCCTCACCGAGGTCGGCCCGGCCGACTTCATGGAGCACTGCGACCGCTTCAACCGCTCCCGAAGCTGGGTGTCCGGACAGGTCTCCGACATGGTCGCGAACGGCCGCCTCGCCGAGACCGGCGACGCCGGTCGCTACCGGATCGTCCCGCTCCAGCACGCCGCCGCCTGA
- the traA gene encoding plasmid transfer protein TraA: protein MSTPPNIGSPFPPPRRSGPAGPAGSPTRPAPPAGNPGPGGAGGGAAGGNSYHFTYSRTRTSGWGGQAAPGGTGGGIGAAPQAGRQQGPGGGAGAGAGRGGYSPLGDPEFFTNADVRAFCERGRSALMQISFELSMAHEILNAVLKEVPDSDGIPFGAHARARRVSKHFKKAADDAKDCAAEIARTYAAFQKEFDPEISRVARPRQAPRRKFDFGG, encoded by the coding sequence ATGAGCACTCCTCCCAACATCGGCAGTCCGTTCCCGCCCCCGCGCCGCTCCGGCCCCGCCGGCCCGGCGGGCAGCCCGACGCGTCCCGCTCCGCCCGCCGGTAACCCCGGTCCGGGCGGTGCCGGCGGCGGGGCTGCTGGCGGCAACTCCTACCACTTCACCTACAGCCGCACCCGCACCAGCGGTTGGGGCGGGCAGGCCGCGCCCGGCGGGACGGGCGGCGGCATCGGTGCGGCTCCGCAGGCCGGGCGGCAGCAGGGGCCCGGCGGTGGCGCGGGCGCCGGGGCCGGGCGGGGCGGCTACTCGCCGCTCGGCGACCCGGAGTTCTTCACCAACGCGGACGTGCGCGCGTTCTGCGAGCGCGGGCGCTCGGCGCTGATGCAGATCTCCTTCGAGCTGTCGATGGCCCACGAGATCCTGAACGCGGTGCTCAAGGAGGTGCCCGACTCGGACGGCATCCCGTTCGGCGCGCACGCCCGCGCCCGCCGGGTCTCGAAGCACTTCAAGAAGGCCGCCGACGACGCGAAGGACTGCGCCGCCGAGATCGCCCGCACCTATGCCGCGTTCCAGAAGGAATTCGACCCGGAGATCTCCCGCGTCGCCCGCCCCCGCCAGGCCCCGCGCCGCAAGTTCGACTTCGGCGGCTGA
- a CDS encoding RapZ C-terminal domain-containing protein: MSVTEINVISFGYLHGTPPEAHLTLDLRKHFRDPHVDPALRELTAADLPVRQAVMGTPGIRETIAAAALLADAYDAGPSEAPLTVAVGCAGGRHRAATVAMALARRLGKTGTTVHLTHRDLGKPVVDR; the protein is encoded by the coding sequence ATGTCCGTGACCGAGATCAACGTGATCAGCTTCGGGTACCTGCACGGCACCCCGCCCGAGGCCCACCTCACCCTCGACCTGCGCAAGCACTTCCGCGACCCGCACGTCGACCCCGCCCTGCGCGAACTGACCGCCGCCGACCTCCCGGTCCGGCAGGCCGTCATGGGCACCCCGGGCATCCGGGAGACGATCGCCGCCGCCGCCCTGCTGGCCGACGCCTACGACGCCGGGCCGAGCGAGGCGCCGCTGACCGTCGCTGTCGGCTGCGCGGGCGGCCGGCACCGCGCCGCCACCGTCGCCATGGCGCTCGCTCGCCGCCTCGGCAAGACCGGCACCACCGTGCACCTCACCCACCGCGACCTCGGCAAGCCCGTCGTCGACCGCTGA
- a CDS encoding RRQRL motif-containing zinc-binding protein, whose translation MSRPRHWDPSGDRHGGMPTYPWRMAPRGLFTRRQLRAKGLRPGGQDVAAQILWRSRYGGTRLACLYRITLARPVRPMTPARAAALEKANRARRTCPACGMDAGYVLPAHLGTCLPCAGASALAA comes from the coding sequence ATGAGCCGCCCGAGGCACTGGGACCCGTCCGGCGACCGGCACGGCGGCATGCCCACCTACCCGTGGCGCATGGCGCCGCGTGGCCTCTTCACCCGCCGCCAACTGCGGGCGAAGGGCCTTCGCCCCGGTGGTCAGGACGTCGCCGCACAGATCCTGTGGCGCTCCCGCTACGGCGGCACCCGCCTAGCCTGCCTCTACCGGATCACGCTGGCCCGGCCGGTGCGACCGATGACGCCCGCGCGGGCCGCCGCCCTCGAAAAGGCCAACCGGGCGCGCCGCACCTGCCCCGCCTGCGGCATGGACGCCGGCTACGTGCTCCCTGCACACCTCGGCACCTGCCTGCCCTGCGCCGGCGCCTCCGCGCTCGCCGCCTGA
- a CDS encoding WhiB family transcriptional regulator, with the protein MTQLHSLLSGAATRTTHLTARPAATVLSEIRPAADGDLRGAACAGADTDLFYPDPEEIGPEAAEWAERRAKMICAGCPVKSLCLADALERKEAAGIFGGLNERERGVLLRRAARSRARVNTGVAG; encoded by the coding sequence ATGACCCAGCTCCACAGCCTCCTCAGCGGGGCCGCGACCCGGACCACGCACCTGACGGCCCGCCCGGCGGCCACCGTCCTCTCCGAGATCCGCCCGGCTGCCGACGGTGACCTGCGCGGCGCCGCGTGCGCCGGCGCCGACACCGACCTGTTCTACCCGGACCCCGAGGAGATCGGGCCGGAGGCCGCCGAGTGGGCCGAGCGCCGCGCCAAGATGATCTGCGCGGGGTGCCCGGTGAAGTCGCTGTGCCTGGCCGACGCGCTGGAGCGCAAGGAGGCGGCCGGGATCTTCGGCGGCCTGAATGAGCGCGAGCGCGGCGTCCTCCTGCGGAGGGCGGCTCGCTCCCGGGCCCGGGTGAACACCGGGGTCGCCGGGTGA
- a CDS encoding GntR family transcriptional regulator, translating into MALDPDDSRPPYQQVSSSLRASILTKKPGYETGDKLPSGPELAKHFGVARGTVDKALDLLRTEGLIVTRQGSGSFVRERTSRPVGLRPHLEAAFEQQQVTLDFAGFSSETLHNAMQEPLDKIRSGRLTPESITVRLLLPDTTEPMAVPVLVDGLKDEAALRERARNIALTNAGGIAHSVEVLAELGLVQSASVQVKVHRASSLFKLYILNRSEAFFGFYPLRQRTIPVDGADHTFYDVTGKDTTLFHHAAGPDDASLGSQYVQQAQMWFDSVWSTIAYERLP; encoded by the coding sequence ATGGCCCTAGACCCGGATGACTCGCGCCCCCCATATCAGCAGGTCAGCAGCTCTCTACGAGCCTCGATCCTCACCAAGAAGCCGGGGTACGAGACCGGCGACAAACTTCCCTCCGGCCCTGAGCTCGCGAAGCACTTCGGCGTGGCGCGCGGCACGGTAGACAAGGCGCTGGATCTACTTCGGACCGAGGGCCTGATCGTTACCCGCCAGGGAAGCGGCTCGTTCGTCCGGGAGCGCACCTCTCGGCCGGTCGGACTCCGGCCTCACCTCGAAGCTGCCTTCGAGCAGCAGCAGGTCACTCTGGACTTCGCAGGGTTCTCCAGCGAGACGCTGCACAACGCCATGCAGGAGCCGCTGGACAAAATCCGCTCCGGGCGGCTCACCCCCGAGTCCATCACCGTGCGCCTGCTGCTACCGGACACCACGGAGCCGATGGCCGTCCCCGTGCTGGTCGACGGGCTCAAGGACGAGGCAGCGCTCCGCGAGCGGGCCCGGAACATCGCGCTGACCAACGCCGGCGGTATCGCCCACTCGGTCGAGGTACTGGCAGAGCTGGGGCTCGTCCAGTCGGCGAGCGTCCAGGTCAAGGTGCACCGGGCGTCCAGCCTGTTCAAGCTGTACATTCTGAACCGGTCGGAAGCCTTCTTCGGCTTCTATCCGCTCCGACAGCGAACCATCCCAGTCGACGGCGCGGACCACACGTTCTACGACGTGACCGGCAAGGACACCACGCTGTTCCATCACGCCGCTGGTCCGGATGACGCGTCACTCGGGTCGCAGTATGTCCAACAGGCTCAGATGTGGTTCGACAGCGTGTGGTCCACCATTGCCTACGAGCGTCTGCCATGA
- a CDS encoding HAD family hydrolase, with protein sequence MSTKPQSLADVLRPVRHVLLDFDGPVCSVFAGLPASDVARRLREGMLAASGHAPTGAEDESDPLALLRLVSDSRPDLTESTDAALAVLETEAVQVGQPTPGGESVLRACAGSDRLVSVVSNNAGAAIKTYLSKHGLSGYVAGIFGRTPGDPSSMKPNPRLLVEAMEAAGTGPEHCVFIGDAARDVEAGEAAGVPTIGYANKPGKDSKLATAGATVIVDSMQLVADALLLGRAGRRGRCG encoded by the coding sequence ATGAGCACCAAGCCGCAGTCCCTTGCTGACGTGCTCCGGCCGGTTAGGCACGTGTTGCTCGACTTTGACGGCCCGGTGTGCTCGGTCTTCGCTGGCCTCCCCGCTTCGGACGTCGCCCGTCGACTCCGCGAGGGCATGCTTGCTGCCAGCGGGCATGCCCCGACCGGGGCCGAGGATGAGAGCGATCCGCTTGCCTTGCTCCGGCTGGTCTCCGATTCCCGGCCCGACCTCACAGAGAGCACGGACGCCGCACTGGCCGTCCTGGAGACCGAAGCCGTCCAGGTTGGTCAGCCGACTCCTGGTGGAGAATCGGTGCTGCGCGCCTGTGCTGGCTCCGACCGGCTGGTTTCGGTTGTCAGTAACAACGCGGGCGCAGCCATCAAGACGTACCTCTCCAAGCACGGGCTCAGTGGCTACGTGGCGGGCATCTTCGGGCGCACCCCAGGCGACCCCTCCTCCATGAAGCCAAACCCGCGCCTCCTCGTAGAAGCCATGGAAGCTGCGGGCACCGGACCGGAGCACTGCGTATTCATCGGCGATGCGGCTCGTGACGTCGAGGCTGGGGAAGCAGCTGGCGTCCCCACGATCGGCTATGCCAACAAGCCTGGCAAAGACTCTAAGCTCGCCACCGCCGGGGCCACCGTGATCGTGGACTCAATGCAGCTCGTCGCGGATGCCTTGCTCCTCGGGCGCGCGGGGCGCCGTGGCAGGTGTGGTTAA